The Metamycoplasma cloacale genome includes a region encoding these proteins:
- a CDS encoding DNA topoisomerase (ATP-hydrolyzing): MSKNRKQEIDEVIESIIDKNMIDVMSDRFARYSKYIIQQRAIPDAKDGLKPVQRRILYSMWNLKLKNNQPFKKSARIVGDVIGRYHPHGDSSIYEALVRMSQEWKSNYPLIQMHGNKGSIDDDPAAAMRYTESRLEKISELLLSDLDKKVVPLAPNFDDTEYEPIVLPSLIPNLLINGAKGIAAGFATEIPPHNLNEVIDATIHLINHPTASNEDLMQIVLGPDFPTGGIIQNIEGIKQAFETGQGKIYISSKYRYIYDSKNEEKIVGVEIYEIPFGVIKSKIVTDIDTLVFDKTINGIKEVRDQSNREGISIYLELNDDANVEAIMNYLLSKTDLRIAYNYNMVAICDNAPKLMNLYTLIGTYLSHLREINTNAILFDLNKYKMRLEIVEGFIKVAEISDEVIKVIKNSDNSKKGVIEALENTFGFTNLQATAIAELRLYKLSRMDQIEYINESKTLKEDIKRCNLLLNDPKEFDKYLINQLSDIKNEFGRARLTEISDDKINTNVDVKLLAKKEDYYFFISKEGYFKRLSVKAFASNELKTYKLKEQDNLLYFNKINSLSKLIFFTNLGNFFVIDAHILKESSWKDLGIHISTIVALDNNEKIIRVLDVSSFDSYVSLLFITKKGMAKRVAINEFDSKSLNRKRNCIKLKGNDALLDVKITNKEKMLILLITGGLYYLFKNHSEIPLYSLSASGIKLLYKLDNDQEIEGFSPISYNNKLVITTTEGQFKIVKCDESWSLTSRISRGKKFFDHLKSVKSQISNVEVYTKDLQCYYTNANNELESYDLKNVDLTEINTPISRTRLNNFNASATLIQPITIYELPEESIEERNKIRLENNLVNTQTIETTLFKHQYIYDDDFYNEKSNFEIKEQTLEQDIPLFEETPDFVEHKKEKQPKEEHIATKESVQEKLDKVNEINIDDLLNKIKDLNKK, translated from the coding sequence ATGTCAAAAAACAGAAAACAAGAAATAGACGAAGTCATTGAATCAATCATTGATAAAAATATGATTGATGTTATGAGCGATCGTTTCGCTAGATATTCAAAATACATCATTCAACAAAGAGCTATTCCTGATGCAAAAGATGGTTTAAAACCAGTTCAACGTAGAATTCTATATTCAATGTGAAATTTAAAACTAAAGAATAACCAACCATTTAAAAAATCAGCCAGAATCGTTGGTGATGTTATTGGTAGATATCACCCACATGGTGATTCATCAATATATGAAGCTTTAGTTAGAATGTCACAGGAATGAAAGAGTAATTATCCTTTAATTCAAATGCATGGTAATAAAGGTTCAATTGATGATGACCCAGCCGCTGCTATGCGTTATACTGAATCTAGATTGGAAAAAATTTCTGAATTATTGTTATCAGATCTTGATAAAAAGGTTGTTCCATTAGCCCCTAACTTTGACGATACTGAATATGAACCAATTGTATTACCTTCTTTAATTCCCAACTTATTAATCAACGGAGCAAAAGGAATTGCGGCTGGTTTTGCTACAGAAATTCCTCCACATAACTTAAATGAAGTTATTGACGCAACTATTCATTTAATTAATCACCCAACTGCTTCAAATGAAGATTTAATGCAAATTGTTTTAGGCCCTGATTTTCCAACTGGTGGAATTATTCAAAACATTGAAGGTATTAAACAAGCTTTTGAAACAGGTCAAGGAAAAATTTATATTTCTTCTAAATATAGATACATCTATGATTCAAAAAACGAAGAAAAAATCGTGGGTGTTGAAATATACGAAATTCCTTTTGGGGTAATTAAATCTAAAATTGTTACAGATATTGATACTTTAGTTTTCGACAAAACAATTAATGGAATTAAAGAAGTCAGAGATCAATCAAACCGTGAAGGTATTTCAATTTATCTTGAATTAAATGATGATGCAAATGTTGAAGCAATTATGAATTATTTATTAAGTAAAACTGATTTAAGAATTGCTTATAACTACAATATGGTTGCAATTTGTGATAATGCACCTAAATTAATGAATTTATATACGTTGATAGGAACGTATTTGTCACATTTAAGAGAGATTAATACAAACGCAATTTTATTTGATTTAAACAAATATAAAATGCGTCTAGAAATTGTTGAAGGATTTATTAAAGTAGCTGAAATTTCTGATGAAGTAATCAAGGTTATTAAAAATAGTGACAATTCCAAAAAGGGTGTTATTGAAGCATTAGAAAACACATTCGGATTTACTAACCTTCAAGCAACCGCAATTGCTGAATTAAGATTATATAAATTATCAAGAATGGATCAAATTGAATACATCAATGAATCAAAAACCTTAAAAGAAGATATCAAACGTTGCAATTTATTATTAAATGATCCTAAAGAATTTGATAAATATTTAATTAATCAATTAAGTGATATTAAAAATGAATTCGGTAGAGCGAGATTAACTGAAATTTCTGATGATAAAATTAATACAAACGTTGATGTTAAATTGCTTGCTAAAAAAGAAGATTATTATTTCTTTATTTCAAAAGAAGGATATTTCAAACGTTTATCAGTTAAAGCATTTGCTTCAAATGAATTAAAAACATATAAATTAAAAGAACAAGATAATCTACTTTATTTCAACAAAATTAATTCATTATCAAAATTGATTTTCTTTACTAATTTAGGAAACTTCTTCGTCATAGATGCACATATTTTAAAAGAATCTAGTTGAAAAGATTTAGGTATTCATATTTCAACTATCGTTGCTTTAGATAATAATGAAAAAATCATTCGTGTTTTAGATGTTTCTTCATTTGATTCATACGTCTCATTATTGTTCATTACTAAAAAAGGAATGGCAAAACGTGTTGCGATCAATGAATTTGATTCAAAATCATTGAACAGAAAACGTAATTGTATTAAATTAAAAGGAAATGATGCATTGTTAGACGTTAAAATCACTAACAAAGAAAAAATGTTAATTTTATTAATCACTGGTGGTTTATACTATCTATTTAAAAACCATAGTGAAATTCCACTATATAGTTTATCTGCATCTGGAATTAAATTATTATATAAACTAGATAATGATCAGGAAATTGAAGGGTTCTCACCAATTTCTTATAACAATAAATTAGTAATTACAACAACAGAAGGGCAATTTAAGATTGTTAAATGTGATGAAAGTTGATCTCTAACTTCAAGAATATCTAGAGGTAAGAAATTCTTTGATCATCTAAAAAGTGTTAAATCACAAATTTCAAATGTTGAGGTATATACAAAAGATCTGCAATGTTATTACACAAACGCTAATAATGAATTAGAAAGTTATGATTTAAAAAACGTTGATTTAACAGAAATCAACACACCTATTTCCAGAACAAGATTAAATAATTTCAATGCTTCAGCTACCTTAATTCAACCAATTACAATTTATGAATTACCAGAAGAGAGTATTGAAGAAAGAAATAAAATCCGTTTAGAAAATAATTTAGTTAATACTCAAACCATTGAAACTACTTTGTTTAAACATCAATACATTTACGATGATGATTTTTATAATGAAAAATCTAATTTTGAAATTAAAGAACAAACATTAGAACAGGACATCCCATTGTTTGAAGAAACACCTGATTTTGTTGAACACAAAAAAGAAAAACAACCAAAAGAAGAACACATTGCAACTAAAGAATCTGTTCAAGAAAAATTAGATAAAGTAAATGAAATTAATATTGATGATTTGTTAAATAAAATAAAAGACCTAAATAAAAAATAG
- a CDS encoding endonuclease → MNKKYLFRTLLCALPLSMPLIAASCDHSEIKVQINEDLNHLELKTHSSINGKSINAITKEDFYFSQYFDYYEVVYNIEKQQDYIEVLARLRNVNTGEESITKRFRYSVSNNPNTNGNNITPETPSNVEVNHNLNYDLSNNYYASLNNLEGQNFVEQLRNLTRSSIRNYSYFNLYDIYVDAFVDKYYENNGTVLDIYTENINGAEKEYRWSNRGSSANNEGQGINREHIIPQSWFGKEVPMVADAHHVWPTDIYVNKMHGNYPYGTVVSASYISKNGTKVGTSAEDGQPVTEVIDEFKGDVARAILYFAFAYKNESITQKAEASRFFNSNNEIRKPFLDTMIAWHKLDPVSQFDFDRNNGIAKHQVNRNPFIDYPELVDVIFGNKSQGYQFINKGIVK, encoded by the coding sequence ATGAATAAGAAATATTTATTTAGAACGCTATTGTGTGCTCTACCACTTTCTATGCCTTTAATTGCTGCTTCTTGTGATCATTCAGAAATAAAGGTTCAAATTAATGAAGATCTAAATCATCTTGAATTAAAGACGCATTCTTCAATCAATGGTAAATCAATTAATGCAATTACTAAAGAAGATTTCTACTTTTCACAATACTTTGATTACTATGAAGTTGTTTATAACATAGAAAAACAACAAGATTACATTGAAGTGCTAGCAAGATTACGTAATGTAAATACAGGCGAAGAATCAATTACAAAACGTTTTAGATATAGCGTATCAAACAATCCAAATACCAATGGTAATAATATAACCCCTGAAACTCCTTCTAATGTTGAAGTTAATCACAATTTAAATTATGATTTAAGTAATAATTATTATGCCTCATTAAACAATTTAGAAGGTCAAAATTTTGTCGAACAATTAAGAAATTTAACACGTTCAAGCATTAGAAATTATTCATATTTCAATTTATACGACATCTATGTAGATGCGTTTGTTGATAAATATTATGAAAATAATGGAACTGTATTGGATATATATACAGAAAATATCAATGGTGCTGAAAAAGAATATAGATGAAGCAATAGAGGCTCATCTGCAAATAATGAAGGCCAAGGAATTAATAGAGAACATATCATTCCTCAATCATGATTCGGTAAAGAAGTACCAATGGTAGCAGATGCTCACCATGTATGACCAACTGATATCTATGTTAATAAAATGCATGGTAATTATCCATATGGAACTGTAGTCAGTGCTTCATATATTTCAAAAAATGGAACAAAAGTGGGAACATCAGCTGAAGATGGGCAACCAGTAACAGAAGTTATCGATGAATTTAAAGGAGATGTCGCAAGAGCTATTTTGTATTTTGCTTTTGCTTATAAAAATGAATCAATAACACAAAAAGCCGAAGCATCAAGATTCTTTAATAGTAATAATGAAATTAGAAAACCATTTTTAGACACAATGATTGCTTGACATAAACTAGATCCGGTTAGTCAATTTGATTTCGATAGAAACAACGGAATAGCTAAACACCAAGTCAATCGAAATCCTTTTATTGATTATCCTGAATTAGTTGATGTAATATTTGGAAATAAAAGTCAAGGATATCAATTCATTAATAAAGGAATTGTTAAATAG
- a CDS encoding DHH family phosphoesterase produces MNKISVEKLNLFKEIETKIKLHKNIVIFHHIRPDGDCLGSQFGMKNLIKENFPDKNVYTVGDSKGIFPYLSFQMDELANERLEDSLAIIVDANYKERIEKRELLDNEIFDEVIRIDHHPNDDDLNASLKWIEPEAPAAAQQVAELAYELNWKINADAATYLYLGIYTDSVRLTTDTTNGKTMRLVAHLWDNGAQRALLHTEMAKKTSKDLKIAAFIQQNMQIKNGVVSFYFSLADQHKLDINDPLSANRPYTLASIDDNKAWVFFTQEAENQIRCEFRSTGACVRNVALKWGGGGHHRASGAQIHDEKLIPLIIKDLEEEITHLENYDN; encoded by the coding sequence ATGAATAAAATTAGTGTTGAAAAACTAAATTTATTCAAAGAAATTGAAACTAAAATTAAATTACATAAAAATATTGTAATTTTTCACCACATTCGTCCAGACGGAGACTGTTTAGGTTCTCAATTTGGGATGAAAAATCTAATTAAAGAAAATTTCCCTGATAAAAATGTTTATACAGTTGGTGATAGTAAAGGGATTTTCCCATACCTATCATTCCAAATGGATGAATTAGCAAATGAAAGACTAGAAGATTCGTTAGCAATCATTGTTGATGCAAACTACAAAGAAAGAATTGAAAAACGAGAATTACTAGATAATGAAATTTTTGATGAAGTAATTAGAATTGATCATCATCCAAATGACGATGATTTAAATGCTTCATTAAAATGAATTGAACCGGAAGCTCCAGCTGCTGCACAACAAGTTGCTGAATTAGCATATGAATTAAATTGAAAAATTAATGCAGATGCTGCAACTTATTTATATCTAGGTATTTATACAGATTCAGTTCGTTTAACAACTGATACAACTAACGGTAAAACAATGAGATTAGTCGCTCATCTATGAGATAATGGTGCACAACGTGCATTATTACACACAGAAATGGCCAAAAAAACTTCAAAAGATTTAAAAATTGCTGCATTTATTCAACAAAATATGCAAATTAAAAATGGAGTTGTTTCATTCTATTTTTCTTTAGCAGATCAACATAAATTAGATATTAATGATCCACTATCAGCAAATAGACCATATACTTTAGCAAGTATCGACGACAATAAAGCTTGAGTTTTCTTCACACAAGAAGCGGAAAATCAAATTCGTTGTGAATTTAGATCAACTGGTGCATGTGTAAGAAATGTAGCGCTTAAATGAGGTGGTGGTGGACACCATCGTGCAAGTGGGGCACAAATTCATGATGAAAAATTAATTCCTTTAATCATTAAGGATTTAGAAGAAGAAATTACACATCTAGAAAATTACGACAATTAA
- a CDS encoding DHH family phosphoesterase — MAKNSWEIAVKAIEEHDNIFIFHHIRPDGDCLGSQYGLRYFIKANYPEKNVFVLGDEVGNFPFMKWDFDKFEEIDKKYFENSLGVVVDANNSERIQFAEYILDKNFTHMLRIDHHPVDPDIKYDYEWEDATFAAAAEQIAYIAMKANWKVTLDAANYTYLGINTDSGRFQYEYVQRRTFDVMSYLHNAEGFNVWNINFPLSIREEKKVRFNAYISLNYKNEGKVLYFHVTKEMQDQFGLNANEASDVNVLANIGDCKIWVLFIDQPDGTIRARVRSNKIWINHICANYKPGGGHEVASGATCKNEQDMRNLIEDLKAEVLKYE, encoded by the coding sequence ATGGCTAAAAATAGTTGAGAAATTGCTGTTAAAGCAATTGAAGAACACGACAATATTTTTATATTCCACCACATTCGTCCAGATGGAGACTGTTTAGGTTCTCAATATGGTTTAAGATATTTTATTAAAGCAAACTATCCAGAAAAAAATGTTTTCGTTTTAGGTGATGAAGTCGGAAACTTCCCATTCATGAAATGAGATTTTGATAAATTTGAAGAAATTGACAAAAAATATTTTGAAAACTCATTAGGAGTTGTTGTGGATGCAAATAATTCAGAAAGAATTCAATTTGCTGAATATATTTTAGATAAGAACTTTACACATATGTTAAGAATTGATCACCACCCAGTTGATCCTGATATTAAATATGATTATGAATGAGAGGATGCCACATTTGCTGCGGCTGCTGAACAAATTGCATATATCGCAATGAAAGCAAATTGAAAAGTAACATTAGATGCCGCTAATTATACATATTTAGGTATTAATACAGATAGTGGTAGATTCCAATATGAATATGTACAAAGAAGAACATTTGATGTAATGTCATATTTACACAACGCAGAAGGTTTCAATGTATGAAATATTAACTTCCCATTATCAATTAGAGAAGAAAAGAAAGTTAGATTTAATGCATATATTTCATTAAACTACAAAAATGAAGGTAAGGTTTTATACTTCCATGTAACTAAAGAAATGCAAGACCAATTTGGTTTAAATGCTAACGAAGCAAGTGATGTAAACGTTTTAGCAAACATTGGAGATTGCAAAATTTGAGTATTGTTCATTGATCAACCAGATGGAACAATTAGAGCAAGAGTAAGAAGTAACAAAATTTGAATTAATCACATTTGTGCTAACTACAAACCAGGAGGTGGACATGAAGTCGCTTCTGGTGCAACATGTAAAAACGAACAAGACATGCGTAATTTAATTGAAGATCTTAAAGCGGAGGTTCTAAAATATGAATAA
- the parE gene encoding DNA topoisomerase IV subunit B, translating to MNNNYQANDLQVLKGLDAVRKRPGMYIGSTDATGLHHLVWEIVDNALDEALAGYANTISVTMKKDGSIVVEDNGRGIPVDMHSSGKTGVELVFTELHAGGKFNEGVYKTSGGLHGVGSSVVNALSTRLTAVVYRDKIEYETIFEQDTIVQRTKKIATTTKHGTKVQFWPDVNIFKKAKFSAEIIKEKLRESSFLIPNLKIFFTSEISNEKVVFETNEGIKEYINFVGEGKTFTSDVFYIKGNAKNIDMEIALVYTDNYNETIYSFVNNVKTRDGGTHETAFKTALTKVINEYVSQHNLLKGKNNSFEGSDVREGLIAVISLKVPESILEFVGQTKDKLGTPEAREAIEDFFGEKFKFYLNENKKEADKIVLRIKNAFEARISARNARNEVRKLKTKLDNKKILSGKLTPAQSKNPKVKELFLVEGDSAGGSAKLGRDRVTQAILPLRGKVINTAKAKLSDVLANEEIATIINTIGAGIGEDFNIKNAQYNKIIIMTDADTDGAHIQVLLLTFFYRYMKKLIDEGMVYIALPPLYKFSVKGNNGKDYYVWEETELKELMQKYSNYEIQRYKGLGEMNADQLWETTMDPKTRSIIRVNIDDEALTERNVSTLMSDDIVGRKEWINKYVDFSNDDDFEINPKK from the coding sequence ATGAATAATAATTATCAAGCAAACGATTTACAAGTTTTAAAAGGTTTAGATGCCGTAAGAAAAAGACCTGGTATGTATATTGGTTCCACCGATGCTACAGGTTTACATCATTTAGTTTGAGAAATAGTAGATAATGCTTTAGACGAAGCACTAGCTGGTTATGCCAATACAATTTCTGTTACAATGAAAAAAGATGGTTCAATTGTCGTAGAGGATAATGGAAGGGGAATCCCTGTTGATATGCATAGTAGTGGTAAAACTGGTGTTGAATTAGTCTTTACTGAACTACATGCAGGTGGTAAATTCAATGAAGGTGTTTATAAAACCAGTGGTGGTCTTCATGGGGTTGGCTCATCTGTTGTTAATGCATTAAGTACAAGGTTAACTGCTGTAGTATATAGAGATAAAATTGAATATGAAACCATTTTTGAACAAGATACAATCGTCCAAAGAACTAAAAAAATTGCTACAACTACTAAACACGGAACAAAAGTTCAATTCTGACCAGATGTCAATATTTTTAAAAAAGCAAAATTTTCTGCAGAAATTATTAAAGAAAAATTAAGAGAATCAAGCTTTTTAATTCCGAACTTAAAAATATTTTTTACATCTGAAATTAGTAATGAAAAAGTTGTTTTTGAAACAAATGAAGGTATCAAAGAATATATTAATTTTGTTGGTGAAGGTAAGACTTTTACTAGCGATGTTTTCTATATCAAAGGTAATGCTAAAAACATTGATATGGAAATAGCGTTAGTATATACCGATAATTACAACGAAACAATATATAGCTTTGTTAATAACGTTAAAACCAGAGATGGTGGAACACATGAAACAGCCTTTAAAACAGCTTTAACCAAAGTAATTAATGAATATGTTTCACAACATAATTTATTAAAAGGGAAAAATAACTCTTTTGAAGGATCTGATGTAAGAGAAGGATTAATAGCTGTTATTTCCTTAAAAGTTCCTGAATCAATATTAGAGTTTGTTGGACAAACTAAAGATAAATTAGGCACTCCGGAAGCACGTGAAGCAATTGAGGATTTTTTTGGTGAGAAATTCAAATTCTATTTAAACGAAAACAAAAAAGAAGCTGACAAAATTGTTTTAAGAATTAAGAATGCCTTTGAAGCAAGAATTTCTGCTAGAAATGCAAGAAATGAAGTTCGTAAATTAAAAACTAAATTAGATAATAAAAAAATTCTTTCAGGTAAATTAACTCCAGCACAATCTAAAAACCCTAAAGTTAAAGAATTATTTTTAGTTGAAGGTGATTCAGCTGGTGGTTCTGCTAAATTAGGTCGTGATAGAGTAACGCAAGCGATTTTACCATTGCGGGGGAAAGTAATTAACACAGCTAAAGCTAAATTAAGTGATGTATTAGCAAATGAAGAAATTGCAACAATTATTAATACAATCGGTGCTGGTATTGGGGAAGATTTTAATATCAAAAACGCTCAATATAACAAAATAATTATTATGACTGACGCTGATACAGACGGAGCACATATTCAAGTTCTATTATTAACTTTCTTCTATCGTTATATGAAAAAGTTAATTGATGAAGGAATGGTATATATTGCATTACCACCATTATATAAATTTTCTGTTAAAGGAAATAATGGTAAAGACTATTATGTTTGAGAAGAAACTGAATTAAAAGAATTAATGCAAAAATATTCAAATTATGAAATTCAAAGATATAAAGGTCTAGGCGAAATGAATGCCGATCAATTATGAGAAACAACAATGGATCCTAAGACTAGATCAATTATTAGAGTAAACATCGATGATGAAGCATTAACTGAAAGAAATGTTTCAACATTAATGAGCGATGATATTGTTGGTAGAAAAGAATGAATTAATAAATACGTTGATTTTAGTAATGATGATGATTTTGAAATAAATCCAAAGAAATAG